One Aegilops tauschii subsp. strangulata cultivar AL8/78 chromosome 7, Aet v6.0, whole genome shotgun sequence genomic window carries:
- the LOC109746891 gene encoding uncharacterized protein: MDRDAGCYYLGGGGGNDWDLNAVVRFACRGRVLPPPPSEDPFSSFFPPPAPVVEDHGMPDAAALLPDPPVDGGSAAVDELSIAFFAPSAALPSSPQPPPPPQQQQQPAAPTNQEMVPMQQDEAVPPPMLLTAGGQGPVGEGSRSKRKKKVVKKVVKRVAADGTSADPWAWRKYGQKPIKGSPYPRGYYRCSTDKACEARKMVERCRDDPNSFILTYTGGEHSHPAPAHRNSLAGTTRNRQQAPEPAAGQSAPAAKAKEESSSAAAEPSPAQSTSGGMSPTTPLRTPSMEEYNQDSEFDEAAGGASQPPMDVEKDREDELLKILEGCVHGGDSSIVVEETFVVTPWVTAPGGAAGWS, translated from the exons ATGGACAGGGACGCCGGGTGCTACTAcctcggcggcggaggcggcaacgACTGGGACCTCAACGCCGTCGTGCGCTTCGCCTGCCGCGGCCGcgtcctcccgccgccgccctcggaggaccccttctcctccttcttcccCCCGCCCGCGCCCGTCGTGGAGGACCACGGGATGCCTGACGCGGCGGCGTTGCTCCCTGATCCGCCCGTCGACGGGGGCTCTGCTGCCGTCGACGAGCTCTCCATTGCCTTCTTCGCGCCGTCCGCGGCGCTGCCGTCCTCGcctcagccgccgccgccgccgcagcagcagcagcagccagcGGCGCCAACGAACCAAGAAATGGTCCCGATGCAGCAAGACGAGGCGGTGCCGCCTCCGATGCTGCTGACCGCGGGCGGGCAAGGCCCTGTCGGCGAAGGGTCGAGATCCAAGAGAAA GAAGAAGGTGGTGAAGAAGGTGGTGAAGCGGGTGGCGGCGGACGGCACGTCGGCGGACCCGTGGGCGTGGCGCAAGTACGGGCAGAAGCCCATCAAGGGGTCGCCGTACCCGCGCGGGTACTACCGGTGCAGCACCGACAAGGCGTGCGAGGCGCGGAAGATGGTGGAGCGCTGCCGCGACGACCCCAACTCCTTCATCCTCACCTACACCGGCGGCGAGCACAGCCACCCCGCCCCCGCCCACCGCAACTCCCTGGCCGGCACCACTCGCAACAGGCAGCAGGCGCCGGAACCTGCTGCCGGACAGAGCGCTCCCGCCGCCAAAGCCAAGGAAGAgtcgtcgtcggcggcggcggagccgaGCCCAGCGCAGTCGACGTCGGGCGGGATGTCCCCGACGACGCCCCTGCGCACGCCCTCCATGGAGGAGTACAACCAAGACTCAGAATTCGACGAGGCCGCCGGCGGCGCAAGTCAGCCGCCCATGGACGTCGAGAAGGACCGCGAGGATGAGCTGCTGAAGATATTGGAGGGGTGCGTGCACGGCGGCGACTCCAGCATCGTCGTCGAGGAGACGTTCGTGGTCACGCCGTGGGTCACGGCCCCCGGCGGCGCGGCCGGGTGGAGTTGA